The following are encoded together in the Candidatus Flexicrinis proximus genome:
- a CDS encoding Rieske 2Fe-2S domain-containing protein, producing the protein MTENTLSRRDFLNIAWGAAGALALVETGGVVLSFFSPRVVEGEFGGVIDAGAADTFAVGSVTPFTQGRFYLVRMPDGGFLALYRKCTHLGCVVPWNPAEGRFVCPCHASAFEIDGQVINPPAPRPLDRFAVTIVDGIVRVDTGTPIQRDRTSPDDLVYAEVAP; encoded by the coding sequence ATGACCGAAAACACACTGTCACGCCGCGATTTTCTCAATATCGCCTGGGGCGCGGCCGGCGCGCTGGCTCTCGTTGAAACCGGAGGCGTCGTACTCAGCTTCTTCTCGCCGCGCGTGGTCGAGGGCGAGTTTGGCGGGGTCATCGACGCCGGCGCAGCCGACACCTTCGCGGTCGGCAGCGTTACGCCGTTCACGCAGGGCCGCTTCTATCTGGTTCGCATGCCAGATGGCGGTTTTCTGGCGCTGTACCGCAAGTGTACGCATCTCGGCTGCGTCGTGCCCTGGAATCCGGCGGAAGGGCGGTTCGTCTGTCCCTGCCACGCCTCGGCCTTCGAGATCGACGGACAGGTCATCAATCCACCGGCGCCCCGCCCGCTGGATCGCTTCGCGGTAACTATCGTGGACGGGATAGTAAGGGTGGATACCGGCACGCCGATTCAGCGCGACCGAAC